Part of the Vespa velutina chromosome 7, iVesVel2.1, whole genome shotgun sequence genome, ACAACAacagataattttttaaataatatacgtgAAGCAGCAAATGAAGTGGCAGCAGAaacacataataataatggagaTGAAAGCGCTCAAAACAGACTTCAAAGAAATCCAGAAGCAGCAGAACTATTACGTATATTGCAAAGATATGTTCcctatattttaatacttttagtTAAAGGCATTTATGATCACCGAGCAGGGATACTAAATTTTATAGTATTGCTGAGTACTTTCATATGTGCCAATAATGATCTTAAGCATGAAATTGCCAAACAACAAAACAGAAGTTGGACATCTTTATTGTCAATTATGTGCTTCATAGCAGGTTGCTTTCTCTTCTTAAATGTTATgtttgaaatacatatatttacaactCAACCTCTTTCAATCTCAGAGCTTCTGTGGTCAGTAGTTGTAACAGATTTTGTTCTAAAATTGATCACTATTGTTTTTAAAGTGATCTTAACTTGTTTACCTGTAAGACTGCTGGCATTTCACAAACGTGTAAGTACttcatttttatgtttacaagagtttcttttatatatattataaaatttttaaaacacaatatatacttatacaagacaaaaaattattaataattaatatttatttagggAAAATTTTATGTGATGGTAGAGGCTACATCACAACTATGTCGATGCGTTGCACCAATTCAACCGTGGACATATTATTTGACTGAAACATATCAAGGCCCAGAAAGAATAGTAGGAATTTTCTTATCTGCAGTATATACTATCAGTAAAGGAAATGATTTACTATCATGTGTAACATTGTTCATTAAAACATTATTGAAGTTAGTGCACAATATGGTATGTTACTAATTTTTGATgttagtaattttattaagtaaacattttataattttgtatttatcttAGAGCTTAGGAGAAAGTCCATCTGTAGAGCAGCTATTAGATTCTGGTGGCATATGTGCAATATGTCATGAAGAATATAATTCACCTATCAGGCTCAATTGTCAACATATCTTCTGTGAAGTTTGTGTATTAACATGGCTAACTAGGGGAAGATCATGTCCATTGTGTCGTGCACCAATTGCAGACGATGCAATTTACCATGATGGTCATACAACATTGTTTGTTCAATTGTATTAAATagtaaattgttatatatatatatatatatatatatatatatatatatatatatatgtgtgtatatatatatatgtatatatgtatgtatatatatatatatgtatatatatgtatatatatgtgtgtgtgtgtatatatatatatatattgcaagataagatttattaaatcttttctgAAAAAGGTACAGACGaaatgatcgatttatttttttatcaattgaatTCTTGcatgttttaaaaaatatatattttacaagcATCATAGTTTAgctatacatttttattattatattaattattatcatgtaaaatattatgcaCATAAAATTCATAGTAATAAgttcttaaaaatttatactacaaattattagtaattataacaataaatacataagatgttttgaaataatacgtgctttaagaatatataaatgtgcctactttaatacgataatttcattaatttaattctaataatagtcttatgtttataaattcaaaatatcaTCGATTGATGATCAAAATTAAACACCATCTGGTAGTAAAATATAAGAACTACGTTAAATCTATATAAGTGGCTGCCGATGTCATTGATGAGATTTTATTcagatgaaaaaatattcttaatactctgaccaatatataatttttctttattaaagtaTAGTGCAaacaaagtaattattttataactttattatgAACTACAAGATTTGTCCAAACattatgttttaaaatatcttagaTCGTAAGCTGTTTCTGAGACATTACAAAacagatataataatagagattTAATAATACAGGATACTGATGTTCACAataacttaataattattaaaaaagcgtaacttttattatatataaaaataattcacaaaATGTTTCCCTTTAATCGTGCTTGAAAGTAATCTCCATCTCCTTTGGTTGCTTGTCTATTTATTTCCTTATGACGTTCTCGGCTAACAATTTCTTCTATTATCTCGCCATCTCCCTTAATTAAtctaaaaaatgattattataatgatattatgaaaaaggcatatatgtatattgtcatgtatatatgtgattACCTATATCTTCCTGTTTCCTCATCATATACCCTACGTATtaaactttgttttttttcccattcttCTTTTGTAATAGGAGCCATTAATTTGGCTCTCTCTGACATTTCTGGTGAAATTTCTGTAACAGTATCCTTGGATTTATCAGAAgtacgttttttattttcagtaGCCAATGACTTTTTCAACTTCTTCtttggatttttctttaacttcctcttctttctatgcttttttacattttttttaactcttttagccttcttcttctgttttttacgttttctttcatcttcagAAGAATCAGAACTGCTGGTACTActggtgctgctgctactactgctgctactactggtactgctactactgctactaccaCTGCTAGTACTACTTGTACTGGAAGAActtgaagaagaggaagatcttctttttctctttttttgagTACGATGATCAGGCTTTCCCTCCAAACAATcagcttttcttttctctctagtTTTTGTATGGGAAGGATCTACATTGGTTTTTATATTCtgtattttatctatttttaaagaaCATTTCTCTTGTTTGGAACTGCTGTCTCTAGAATTGCTTTCTCTCACAAATTGATTAGACGCATCCTTGTTtgaatttctttgataatcAATGTTTTGATCTTGATTATTTCGTGATCTATTGTAATTAGGTactctattattataatgtgtataataatttctccCTTCATTATTGCGCCTGtagtattgataattattatacggtattcttctatttctattataaaatcttCCATATTTATATGATCCTCTCATATTTGTATTACCACGTTCTCTGAAATTATGTGGGAGCATATTGTAATTTCTTGAACCTTTATAATTGTTCACAGTCCTGTCCATTCTTTGTGGTATAATTCCattcttatattctttaaatgtacgatcatcatcttttttctttttcctagtTTTCTGCAATTTAACATCATGGCTGGAAGTACTGGAAGAACTGGAACTACTCGAGCTACTTCTATGTCttgacttttttctcttatccttaCTGCATGCacttcttctctttaatttGCTGTCAGATCCATCGCTATGAGTAGATTGCGTCTGTTCTTTCATTCTATGTCGTTTGCTTCTAGAGCTTCTCTCGCACTTAGTTTCGTTACTTTCTCTGCCACTCATAATCAATTTGTAgagatgaatatataaatatctaattcCTTACAAATCATATATTCCTGTTTacaatcgttataatatatttcttgtaatattattacaaaaaattatatttatcctgcctccatatttatatttatttagttatctACGAAATTTTTACAAACTAACTTTATCATGTTATATCGTATAAGTAAttgtttaatgaatatataatgttacatACACAattgagatatatattataacgtaatattcagttaattataattaatttttaatcacacTCTCACCCTTTATTCGTACCGATCGTTAACCTCTCTTACTAATCGCCAAAGTTAATTACTCCATAGAATAAGACTTTTACGTAAAATGAGGCAGTCGAATGATTGGATTATTTAACTATTTCTATATGGAGGCAACATGAAAAGTTCAACCGACCTCATCGTTCTCAATTTCGAAAACTGAAGCGAGATTAAAGGCAACCCCTCATGTTTGTGTATACTGATAGTAGACCATCTATATTTTACTATAACAGAGgttttcataaaaagaaattatgttGCGCAATGGCAATGTTAATCgtcaaggaaaaaaattctttttattcttatttttattttaatatatatctgaaTACTTCTTAATGCTAGAAGAAAAAACCTTTAACataatatgtttaataaagaagaaaataaaaaataaaaatctgtcAACTCTTTCATGTTAAACAATCAtttgtttacaattttttttttttaatcactacattgattaatatcaaaaatgtaTGGACTCTAAATTTGAAAGTTAATTCGAAAATTATATTCCGTAAATATTAggtaaaagaattaaaaatgaatgaaagtgTATCAACATATAAAAAAGTGTAATTCCCAATAGAAATGGCGTCAGTAGCGCCAAGATGTTTCTGTAAGGACAAAGTCAGTTTGTTTTctgtaatagtaattattattatttaagaaaataatatagtataattatcaatgcaatatttatatatgaatgtttGTTATATATCTCCTAAAAAGGAGATAATTAATTCTACATTGAAAagttcatataatatatagaaagagaaatttatcgatCTCGATACAGCTTCGTCTCTTGAATTACAAAAAATCGTTGAAGCACTTAGTGTTCCTGGAAAAGGTTTATTAGCTAGTGACGAATCGCCTACGagtttaaatgataaatttgaagaatttggaatagaaaatacagaaaattTTCGACGAGATTACCGACAGATGTTATTCTCTGCTAATAAGGTAAATCAATcgacaaattaatatttgatttggtattaaaaatatgaaaattttatcgataaagacAATTCTCACGAGTCTAgtatgaattaatgaaatacatAAGCGGTGTTATATTGCATAATGAGACACTTTATCAAAAAACAACCGATGGCATCAGTTTTGCTGAGTTTCTTCAACAGAGGAACATCGTGCCAGGTATTAAAGTTGATAAAGGTTTGATTAATCTTTCTGGTACCAAAAATGAGTCAACGACAGAAGGCTTGGACAATTTAAAGGAAAGATGTATGCAATACAAACGAGAAGGTTGTCACTTTACCAAGTGGAGATGTGTTTATTCAATTTCAGAAACGAAACCGAGTCAATTGCTTATGTCGGTAAATGCGAGCACGCTTGCAAGGTGAACCACCATTATGtcgaatacatataataatctatatatagatttacatataaaaaatttttttattggattaGGTATGCGACTATATGTCAAAGTGCTCGTTTGGTACCGATCGTGGAACCAGAGATATTATCTGTCGGAGAACATAGTATAGAAAAAGCTTTACAAATTCACGAAGAGGTATTGTCTATTGTATTTAGAGCTTTAAACGAACACAGAGTTTATCTGGAGGGTATGATCCTGAAACTCGCAATGGTATTGCCGGGTGTTAAAGATACAAACTACACGTCGCAAGTGAGTAGAtgcttataaataaaatagtaccatttttcaattattaactgatagattttaaatatatgctcatttatttttagatcgtAGCCGATTATACTTTGAAAGCGTTACAAAGGACGGTGCCTCCGGCCGTAccaacgattttatttttaagcgGTGGACAAACGGACGAAgattcgatattaaatttgaacGCAATAAATACGTcagaaggaaaaaaaccaTGGACTTTGAGTTTCTGTTATGGTCGCTGCTTACAAGTACgtatcataatataaaatcttttttagaatgttatgataatatttcgctatttaatttaataaaaaagaacgaagttATGAAAATTTGGAAAGGAAAAGTAGCGAATGTAGAAGCAGCTCAGTCAGTATTTCTGAAGAAAGCTAAATTATGCTCCGAGGCATCACTTGGAAAAGTCAACGTACAAGACCAATGCCAATgaaataatcaatgaaaaaatatttaatatttgcgGATAATCAAAGATGAttatattgaagaaaatatatattgacgAAATTGCAAGaccaattaaattaaacgattGGACGAGTGCAATTTTAtcactttattttttcaacaaaaatgtattatatttatctattaaataagaaaaacagtGGACGGTTATCGGAATGACCTGCCTTTTGATATGAAATCTGGAATCATTAACGTAAAAAagtagaataaatatatttcgtgtTTAGGTTCTCAACACGAACGTgcgttattttattcattgaaatatataaggaTATGCGAAAGATCTTGCATAAGAGTACATTAGCTTTAACagtgaaaaaaatgtataaaacttCAAGCTAGAATGTCGAAAGAAGGTGCCCTTGGTTGACCTCTAAAGTGAAGGTTCTCAATAAAACGTAACTGCGTACGTGCTTGATTCGTCGAATGTATGCTACGTGCCAGCTGAGTCGTATTACACATAACAGACTACATATTACTCTTTTACTGGTCAATATGTCATCATTTTCACGGAATTCCACCAATGAACGCTTGCTAGCTGTTCCCTCGAATGAAACCAATTACCACGTGGTGCAATCCAGTGACGTAGCAATCTGGAATTTCAAAAGAATCTCGTCATaagttttcattaaaaaaaaacaacaaattcatataaaaaatatataaggtatatttattttaaacatttatttcatatatatatttttcaaaagatacaGTTCCGCATACTACTATTATAATCTTGTATTggtgtctctttttttaaacaaagatTTCAGATTGAGCACCACGAAACATCGTGCATTCTCGCGCATGCGCTAATAGCGCTCATGTAGAGACTTTGAAATCGCCGTGCACCTTTGCTCTCCTCAGTTGTTCTCGAATTCCCGGTTGAGAAGGTTGTAACGATAACGTGCGTGTACGTTTTCAATATCAATAGTCGAATCCATCTCAATAATAGGTAagttaaatttacattttaattgttGAATGAACGTTTATCACAAATCAATATCCACGATTTAAAGTGAAAGTAAATGACAATTGTGAAATTCGTttgtgaaaagagaaaaaaaaatgatggcTAACATTGAGGATATTACGAAGATTTGACCTTGACTGACATTCGGCCGACACccaatttttttgtattctttaactctaataataatatcaacgtTAATGAGAATATCTTTTTGCTTTCTAACATCGATCCaacgttaatttttaaaatttcttttctcctatataaataaatatcgtaatgTCAAAAGTTTTTGGATCgtacatttttatagaaataatcatataacatgcattattattaggaccgtataataattatacaattattatcttttgtaaTATTGTCATGTGAAAACTAACCTACATTCGAGAcgaaataagtaaaaagataaatcgagAATCTTTACTCTTCGGACAATCGATCTTAAaggttaaaataataagaaatacgtAGTAAGTCGATCTATAGTAGTTCTTAGAAtggtacaatatatatatatgagcctTTATTTAAATGCAATAAATGAAAGTTGGCGAATAGTGAAACTTGGccaaaaaggaaaacgttGAGTGATGCCAATTTCCTGTTCGATATagtatcaatttattttatagatattatcattctGTAATCatgttataaaagtaataaacaaTTGTTGCAATAGGATTTAAGCTAGGAATGATTTATGCAAGTAGAA contains:
- the LOC124950623 gene encoding RING finger and transmembrane domain-containing protein 2-like isoform X1 — translated: MMAETERIEISESRINMHEINTNEIRPVSSLLMTHSINSTTSGFITNTRMFNFGRRTNQHSRVLANLSSTFQEIRPFIERTRTSPRIALSSLLNLQRLQNQSRTVLPSTDTYVINVDDQTTSNITMHNQPAHDHHNHRTTTTDNFLNNIREAANEVAAETHNNNGDESAQNRLQRNPEAAELLRILQRYVPYILILLVKGIYDHRAGILNFIVLLSTFICANNDLKHEIAKQQNRSWTSLLSIMCFIAGCFLFLNVMFEIHIFTTQPLSISELLWSVVVTDFVLKLITIVFKVILTCLPVRLLAFHKRGKFYVMVEATSQLCRCVAPIQPWTYYLTETYQGPERIVGIFLSAVYTISKGNDLLSCVTLFIKTLLKLVHNMSLGESPSVEQLLDSGGICAICHEEYNSPIRLNCQHIFCEVCVLTWLTRGRSCPLCRAPIADDAIYHDGHTTLFVQLY
- the LOC124950625 gene encoding ADP-ribosylation factor-like protein 6-interacting protein 4 encodes the protein MSGRESNETKCERSSRSKRHRMKEQTQSTHSDGSDSKLKRRSACSKDKRKKSRHRSSSSSSSSSSTSSHDVKLQKTRKKKKDDDRTFKEYKNGIIPQRMDRTVNNYKGSRNYNMLPHNFRERGNTNMRGSYKYGRFYNRNRRIPYNNYQYYRRNNEGRNYYTHYNNRVPNYNRSRNNQDQNIDYQRNSNKDASNQFVRESNSRDSSSKQEKCSLKIDKIQNIKTNVDPSHTKTREKRKADCLEGKPDHRTQKKRKRRSSSSSSSSSTSSTSSGSSSSSSTSSSSSSSSSTSSTSSSDSSEDERKRKKQKKKAKRVKKNVKKHRKKRKLKKNPKKKLKKSLATENKKRTSDKSKDTVTEISPEMSERAKLMAPITKEEWEKKQSLIRRVYDEETGRYRLIKGDGEIIEEIVSRERHKEINRQATKGDGDYFQARLKGNIL
- the LOC124950623 gene encoding RING finger and transmembrane domain-containing protein 2-like isoform X2, giving the protein MMAETERIEISESRINMHEINTNEIRPVSSLLMTHSINSTTSGFITNTRMFNFGRRTNQHSRVLANLSSTFQEIRPFIERTRTSPRIALSSLLNLQRLQNQSRTVLPSTDTYVINVDDQTTSNITMHNQPAHDHHNHRTTTTDNFLNNIREAANEVAAETHNNNGDESAQNRLQRNPEAAELLRILQRYVPYILILLVKGIYDHRAGILNFIVLLSTFICANNDLKHEIAKQQNRSWTSLLSIMCFIAGCFLFLNVMFEIHIFTTQPLSISELLWSVVVTDFVLKLITIVFKVILTCLPVRLLAFHKRGKFYVMVEATSQLCRCVAPIQPWTYYLTETYQGPERIVGIFLSAVYTISKGNDLLSCVTLFIKTLLKA
- the LOC124950613 gene encoding fructose-bisphosphate aldolase-like; amino-acid sequence: MASVAPRCFCKDKKEKFIDLDTASSLELQKIVEALSVPGKGLLASDESPTSLNDKFEEFGIENTENFRRDYRQMLFSANKYELMKYISGVILHNETLYQKTTDGISFAEFLQQRNIVPGIKVDKGLINLSGTKNESTTEGLDNLKERCMQYKREGCHFTKWRCVYSISETKPSQLLMSVNASTLARYATICQSARLVPIVEPEILSVGEHSIEKALQIHEEVLSIVFRALNEHRVYLEGMILKLAMVLPGVKDTNYTSQIVADYTLKALQRTVPPAVPTILFLSGGQTDEDSILNLNAINTSEGKKPWTLSFCYGRCLQNEVMKIWKGKVANVEAAQSVFLKKAKLCSEASLGKVNVQDQCQ